The following nucleotide sequence is from Desulfobacterales bacterium.
GTCGTGCCGTCTTGTATCAGTTCATTGGCGCCGCTCACTCCGGTAACGATACACGGAACTTCCGAGGACAAGCTTTCAAGCACAACATTCGGCATGCCTTCACTTTTAGATGGAAGAATAAAAATATCCGCGGCCTGATAATAGATTTCTATGTTTTCAATAGGGTCAGCCATTTTGAGATGTTCAGGGTTATTGGATGCCAATTCTTTTAGATAGGTATAAAATTTCCCCTGATGGTCTTCCCGACTTTGAGGCCCGATAACCAACAGGAACGCGCGGCTATGAAGAGCTGCGTTGGCCACCCACTGCTCCATTAGCCAACCAATATTTTTCCGATGGTCAAAGACCCCTACTGAAAGAGCGATCAGCCGTTCAGCGGGCAACCCAAGTACTTCTCTTAAGTGATACTTCTCGGATGGCGGAACAGGCTTGAATCGATTTGTATCAACACCGTTGGGCATATGATGAATTCGATCAGCGGGCAATCCTGATTGTTTAAATTCAGCGGCAAGATCCCGGCTGATTGCGATATACGCATTAACCATCTTTAAGAAAAAGTACTGAATCATACCGGTTATCGAACCTTTGATGCCAAACAAATCGTTTTCTGCCAAACTGGCCTTAACAAGACTTTTCCATCCCAATATCGCAGCAATCGGCCCGACAATACTGTTAATATAATAAGCGCCATGACTATGAAACACATCAAAGTCACGGCGTCTGTTGTAAGCGAATAAAAACATGTTTTTCCATATACTGATTTCGGTATGCCGTCCCCTGCCTGGTTTTATCCGCCACACATGAAAGCCCTCTACTACTTCATGCCGGCTTAATTCCGGCCGCCCGATTGTCAAAAATTCAATGTGGTGTCCCATTCTTTTTAACATTTTAGCAAGCGAGATTGCCTGCTTTGCGGCCCCGCTGTATTGCGGCGGGAAATGAGTACTGTACATGAGTATTCTTAACGGCATTGATCAGCTCCGAATAAACTCTTTTTCACTTTTACAACTTAACATAGAAATCCCATGTGGTTTCCTACCCGCCAAGAAATAGTTACAAGCGAGGAAATATATCAGTCGTATCTTTTCTGGAATTCCGCTGAAATCTTTTTTAATGTAATAAAAGTACAAAATTCGCCATAATATTTTTAGTATATTTTTATGGATCCGAATATTTTTCATTGAAATTAGGTTGCCATATTCCCGTCTCGTTTTTAACAACGAGAATACGCGTGAGAAATAAAAGCACACTTCATTGTTTCTAGATAAATTATGCCGGTGCATTCGTCTATGCATTACAATATCATTGATGCACCCTATGCTGTAGAAAAGTGATATCCGTGTCCAAAGATCGTAATCCTCACCATAACGAAACCGAGGATCAAACGGATAGGTTTTTTCGAAGACCTCTTTCCTTAGCAAGGCTGTTCCCGTCAATATAAAATTTCTTTCGAGAAGCTGACAAAATGCATTTTTCAATATACCTTGATCAGTGGCATGAGGCGTTCCAAATTTTTTAAAGGCGGAAGCAAAAGAAGCGCCATCTATGTCAAAAGATCCGGAATCACCAAAAACCAGGTAAACATCAGCATGTCGACACATAAAATCCGTCAGCTTTTTTAACGTATCAGGAAGCCAGAGATCATCCGCATCCAAGAAAGCGAGCCATTCCCCCTTCGCCTCCTTTATTCCTCTGTTTCTTGCCGCGGAAGACCCAGCATTTTTTTGATAAAAGTATCTTATCCGGCGCTGATGGATTGAATTGACCTCTCGCGCATATGCCGCAATGATATTGGCGGTCTCGTCCGTGGACCCGTCGTCAACGATAATTACCTCATAGGCTTGAAAACTTTGAGACAACACGCTTTGCAGGGTATCCGCGACATGGTCTTCACCGTTGAATACAGGTATAATAACGCTGACGATTGGTGCAGAATCCGTGGTATCGTCCATTGGGCCCGTCATGCGCTTGCCAGGCGTTTCATCCATAATTGTTTTTTGATGTATAATAATATCTTAACCCAGCCGACCTCCGTGTCGGCAAACGCCAATTTGCGTGCGAATGTGGAGAGGTTGTCATGCCCGAAAATGGCGACTCTCCGAACTAAAAAGCGGTTGGTGTCGCTGCCGGCCCAGCCCGGCTTTGTGGTGCAAGCAATCTTGTAGCCAGCCTTTTTGACCGCCTTGACACAATCATCGTTCAACCGGCCAAAAGGGTAAGCAAAACTGTATACCGGCCGTGAAATAATGTTCTCCAAATCCTCCTTTGATTTGCAAATCTCCTCATTAATCTTTTCAGAATTTAATTCAGGCAGCTTCGGGTGTGACCGCGTATGTGAACCGATTTCCATATTCCCTTCAGTCATTTCAACTATCTGAGAAGCGGCAAGCATATCCCTTGCCGCTATATCATTTTCCGGCCAACTCGATTGTTTTCCGATATCATTCGTAACGATAAACCAAGTGGCGGTTATCCCATAATCAAGCAAAACGCGGAATCCGAAATCGAAATTATTATTAAAGCCATCATCGAAAGTTATGATAACGGATTTAACTGGAAAATGCGGATGACTAAACAGGTCTTCAACCTTAAAGGAGTGCCATCCTTCATTTTTAAGAAATTGAATCTGTCTTTTAAAGCTGTCGTGAGAAACGGCCCATTTTGTTTTGATGGAAGCCCTATCCTTTTCAATTGAATGATACATTAAAACAACCGGTCCACGACCGTTACTAATTGGAATTAAACCGGCATTCTTAAAAATTCTGCGGGAAATAGGATCGATAGCCATTTAAAACCTTATGGTTTAACGTTAAATAGCTTATAGGTCATGCGACTATAAAGTTCTATAAACATAGTTGAGCATGCCTGAAAAGCAATATTTGCCGAGAAATAACGGCCATATATTAACAGCCAGCCTAAATAAACGGAGAAAACGAAGAAAGAGATCAGCAGAAAATGCCACGGGCTTGTAGAAGGCAAAAAACCGGTTAAACCGTAACCAACCACGCCAGCTACAATGTAAGCTATCGCGCTTGCCGTAATTGCTGGCGCCAGGGTTATTACGATATCCTTGATTTTTAGTTTTAGGTGGGATCTCATCAACATTCTTTGCATTAGCACGACGATCAATACTGCTCGGATGGCTATACCGGCGGAAATACCCGTTAAGCCCCAGCGAATAAAGATGAATACAATCAAGACCGTAGATACGGCTTTAAAAACAACGATGGGAGTTTCTTTGATGATTAAGTTCTGCGCGGTCGCCAGCGCCCCCATGGTGGTTGAAATGACGATAAAAAACGACCCAAGCGCCATCACCTTCAATGGTACCGCAGCCGGAAGCCATTTGTCGCCATATAGCGTTGCGATAAACGCGTCGGCATTAATGGTGAATATGACCAAAAACGGAAACACCACTAGCGCCATGGCGCAAAGAATTTTATGAAACATCCGCACACTGTGGTTAATATCATGCTGAATTTTTGACAAACCGGTGAAAAATAGCTGATAAAGTCTAGAAGTAATTTCAACAACAGGCATCCGCGCCAGATTGTACGCACGATTGTATATCCCCAGACTGCCCGCCCCGAGCATGCTGCCGATCATCATGTTGTCCACCCGGTCGGCAAACAAACCGATACTATTGTTTAAGTGTATAATGAATCCAAAACGCATCAACGGTTTAACTTTTGAAAAAGCAAATGCAAGCAGTGGTTTCCACGGTGCCGAAAAAGACATAAGAATAGTTGAGAACAAAGAGGATAAAATGCCGCTTATCACAAGGCAATAGGGGCCGAAGCCAACATAGGCAAGCGCAATGCTTATCGCAATAGAAATAAAGGATACGATTATCTGAATTCTACTAATGGTTCGATAGTCCAGCTTTCGGCGAAGAATACTGCCGTTTATGGACATATAAGGCAGTATAAAAAAATTAACGCACATGCATTGTAAAATGAGAGTGAACCGGGTATCATCATAGAAATGTTGGAGAAAACCAGATGCAATAAAAATAAGCAGCGTGCAAATGACCGCCATTGCTTCCATCACCCAGAAGGCGGAGTCCCATTGATCTTTTGACACGCTTTTTGCTTGCAAAAATGCCACCGGGATGCCCAACACGACTTGTTTTTGCATAATAGCCGAAAAAGCTGTGGCGGCATAAAATACGCCGAAATCGCTAGGTGACAGAATTCGGGCAAGAACAATACCCGCACCGAACTGTACACAGGCTTGAATCGCACCTTGTATGTAGAGCCAAGCAGCACTACTCTGCATTTGTTTGCTCAGATTATCGCCACTTAACGCCATAAACCTTCCTCGGAATTCAATATTGGCAACCCGCTTTCATTAACAAATAAGTAATTGTAACAACGTTAATGTTTTTTAACTTTTTTATTCTGTTTCATAATACTGACCGCTTTATCATAATAAAATACCGCTTGGTCTCCTTTTCCTAATTGAGTCAAAATGACGCCTTTTCGATAATATATCTCAGGTAACAGTATAAAATTAGGGCTAACATGTTCAATCATGTAGTCCAAATTTCGCGATGCATAATCGAGAAGAAACTCCCTATCGCCAAGGCCTTGATTAACCCTGTTCATTGCATTTAAGGCATTGCAATAATGATGAATATGAATAAAGTCCTTGCCCAATTTTTTCTTCCAAAGTTCCGTCTTACGCTCTAACTCTGCTGAACGATACCCCTTTCGTTTTCGTGCCTCACAATAACCTGGTAATATTTTATATTCAAATTCTGTAATATCGGAAGGGATGTTGCCGCCAAAAGCTTTTGCGCGCTGATCGGCTTCTAACCCATTGGCTTCGGGTATGGGTAAGCATGTCATGGATAATGCGAACACCAAGAGCAATATTATTTTGTTTTTATAAAAGAATAGTGCAAGCATTTACTTTCCTCCATGCAATCGACAAAAAACGTCTTAAAGTATTTTGAAAGATTAATTTTTAGCAGTTATATCTGTTTGATTACTCTATTTGCCATTCAGATTCATCTCTATACCACGGCAAATCATATTCAAAGTAAACTTTTTTTATTTGTTCAAGCTGCTGAATGCTTAACCTGTTTTTCCATGCATATACTATTTTCTGGGTATCTCTGAATATATTATGATTGCTTTCGCTTTCGACAGGATTCATCGTGTTTTTTAAAAATTTATCGACATCATTATTCCAATCTAATTTTAGAAAGTTAAAGACCATTTTAAACATCTCAACCGGCGCGGCACATAGTTCTTCATATTTTATAACTATATAATCAGTTGTATTTTTGATGTTCATAAATGCGGCTTTTGTTGCAGATGCCTGCAAGACTGAAACATCAAATATATAAGTCTTATAGTCCGATTTGGCCCATAAACTTAGAAAACTAGACACGATTCCCGCTGGGTGCCTTAACAAAAGTATAATTTGAGGATCATAGTTATCAATATAATAATGACACAGCAAGGGAGTAACTTCCTTTATGAATAATCTTTTGTTGGACCTTTTTAAAAGGCTCCAGTCTGATGCGTCAGTAATTTTTTTTTCAAAGGACGGAATGCCCCTAAAAGACTTATCGAATATTTTTTCGAACACTTTTGGCGGATGGCCGCCTTTTTTGATATGGAACCTCGCTGGGGTTATTCCATACTTAAGTACCGATTGTGTGACAGGTTCATCTAAGTAGAGGAGGTCTGGGGACTGTGATATAATTTTTGCAGTCCAGGAAGAACCACTTCTCGGCATGGAAAGGAGAAGAATGGGTCTTCCCTTACAAGGTATGCGCTTCCCTATTAATTCAGATAACAAACCAAAACGGGCCCATGCGGTATTTGCTATGTATTTTGTATATTCGATCAGCTCGTGATGTGATGGCATAGTTCTTTTTGCCTTGATATGATGGAAAAGATATTATGAAAAAAAAACATCCTTCAACCGCACCTTGCTCACAGGTGCCAGATAGCTCAAGACTTTTCGTGCAACCATCTCATAGATAGGTTGCGTTACATGTTTTTTTCAAGCCAAGATTCCAACAATAAAAGCACCCACAGGTTGTCTCCATAATATGCGGAATCATCTGATTTGAAAGCGCGTTCGATTTCATCTAAAAATTCCATTTTTACAAACGCTCTAATTTTGGAGCTTTTCGAAAAAAGGGTGTCCCTCATCAGCTCTGCTAATTTTGGATCGGTTTTGAACCACTTGGATATGGGCATACCCATTCCATGCTTGGATTTGCTGATAATTTCATCCGGCAGGAACCCCTTCATCGCCCTCTTAAAAATATAGCGATTTTTACCCCATTTTACTTTTAGTGTTGGTGGAATAGTAGTTGTGAAATCAACAAGATCTCTGTCCAACAGCGGATACCGTACCTGAAGTCCCGCCGCTTCTACCATCTGGGTTACCTTTCTAAGATCGTTGTCCGTGATGGTGAACTTCATATCGATATAAAGCAATCGATCCGTGTCATGGGAAGGCGCCACTCGGTTATAATGTTCCTGGGCCAGCGCCATAAAGCAATCGGGGTTGAAACCTTCCAGAAAATCCGGCCGAAAAACCGCCTCGGCACCAATTTCCTCCAGTAGATTATAGGAGAAAAATCGCCTCGGATTTCGAAGAGTTGATCTTTTCACATAATTTTTGGCTTTTTGAAAAACTCCTTTACCCGGCATTCGATTCAGAAACGGTTCCAGCAGATTCTGACGAATACTATTCGGCAGCATAAAATAGTTTTCAAATACCAAATTTTTCACATACCGTTCATTGCCGCCAAAAATTTCATCTCCACCGTCACCGCCAAGCAACATGTTTACGCCGGCTTCGCCAGCGGTCTTTGCGCAGTAGAATGCCGGCACCACGGAGGCATTGCCAAAAGGTTCATCATAAATTTGTGGCAGCTTATCCACCAAATTTATAACGTCTTCAGGGGTAACAAGATATTCGTGTTGCTTTGCCCCAAACCGGCGAACAGCGATGCGCGCATAATCGAGCTCGTTGTATTTCGGATCATCGAACCCAATTGAAAATGTTTTAACCGGCTTTCCCGTGATTTTCGTAAAATATCCGACAACAGAACTGGAATCAGTGCCACCGGACAAGAAACAACCGGTTTTTTCTGGCTCCGAAACAAGCGCGTAACGCCTGACCGCCTCTTCAATCCGACAGGGTATTTCCCGCACCCAATGGGCTTCTCCGATGCGATTTTCCGGTTGATACCGAATGTCGTAATGGGTAAAAGGCCTTATTTCTTTTTTAAACCAACGAAGCCCCTTTCCAGGCTCCAGCTTCCGAATTGATTTATAAATCGTCACCGGGCTGCATACAGCCTGAAAAAAAAGATAGTGATAGATGGCTTCGGGGTCGATATCCCGCGATACCTCCGGCACCAGCAGCAACTGACGGATTCTGGATGCGGCAACAAAGCAATTCAAATGCGTTGCATAAACCACCGGGCGAATACCATAGAAATCCGTGACAACCATTAACTCATTTTTTTTATTATCCCAGATAGCAAAGGCAAAGGCACCGCGAAGACGATCGATGAAGTCTATTCCGAACTTGAGATAGAGTTTCCATATCAATAGCCCTATATCCGCAAAGGGTTTTTCGGGTGTGCCGATAAGCTGCCAAAGTTCTGCTTCGTTTGTAAGATCAACGTCATACGCGACGGCACCGTTTTCATCGGTCCACAGCCCCTGTCCGGGAAACTCATTCCACGCGGCCAAAACGACCTGAGAGTGAGAAAAACTGATTGTTTTGGCACCCGAACCGTTTAGCCTGTTTGTTATTTCCGCAAGATCTTTTGAGCTGTTTTTTATAATTAAAAATCCGCCCATGGGAATGGAGGGTTGGGTCATCATTGTTTTAACCTTCAAATTTGGCTACAAGCGCATGGGAAACAAAGTTAACGCCCCTTGACAAAAAAACGACTAGGGTAAGAGAGATGATAAAATCAATGATTCGTATTTGGGTCGGCGTCACGGATAAATACGAATGAAGAAGATAAATTTCAAAAATACAGCCGGTAAACGGGGACATTATTTGATACCATTTATCAGAAATGACTACATCGCAGGTAGAAAATATAAGTGAAACCGAAAACAAAAGAAGCAGAAAAAAATTGAGGGCGCTGAACTTAAAAAAAATGTTCAGTCCCATCATAATCAAAAAAAAAATTACTGAAAACAACCTGCCGGTTTTTGGCGGCATCTTCATCCCGTTTTTTCCCGTCAATACTCCCAGAATAAAGCCACATGCCGTGAGCCATAACGCATGCCCATAGCCATGGTAACCGTTGAGGTAATATGCCGCAAAAACAAAAGCAATTGAAGTTATAACCATTGCTTTTTTATTGAGTTTTTCTAAAAAAGGGTAAACCAGATAAAAGAGCAGAAGCAACGTGAGAAACCACATACCTCTACCGAATGGGCTAATATTGTTTATATAAAACCAGTTTAGCAGCCCATTAAGCCCCAGGATATTGATCAGGGTATGCCACGACCATAGGCCCTGCTTGTTTTGAACCATGAAAAGCAAGAACAGCACGGCATTGATCACACAGAAACTCGCACCAAGTCTTTTAAGCTTGTTGGTCCAGAATTTTTTTATGCTGTATGCGCCTGTGTATTTTACGGAGGTAAATAAACCTGATGAAAAACTAAAAATCAGCAACCCTACCGTGACGGGTATCCACAAAATCGGTATTTCATGGAAAAAATGCCCGCAAAAGACCATTAAAATCGAAAATAATTTTAATACGCTAAAATTACGGCTGATATTGGTATTTATGTTCAAAAAAACCTGTCTCATTTTTTTAAACGCTCATTCCAGTGAACCACTTTCAACATTAAACCTTGATAATCACTCTTTCATACATTCCCGCATAAACTGCGGTCGTCGCTTCCCAAGTGTGATACCGGCGCGCCCAAGTTAAGCCGTTTTGTGCGAGTCGTTCGCGGACTTGCGAGTTTAAAAGCAGGTTGTCCAGGGCTTCGGATAGGGCTTTTTCATCGCCGGCCGGAAATAGCAGGCCGGTTTCATTGTGTTTAATTAGTTCTTTATGACCACCTACGTCGCTTGCCACCAACGCCTTGCCCATGGCCATGGCCTCCAGTGGTTTCAAGGGTGTTACCAGTTCGGTCAGTCGCATGGCGTAACGGGGGTAGGCGAGAATGTCGATCATGGCATAGACGCCGGGGACCCGTTCGTGGGGGATGCGGCCGGAGAAGATTACGCTATCGCGTAATCGCTGGGAGGCGGAAAAGCTGGGAAGCTGGGACGCTGGGACGCTGAGCGGCAAAGAGCTTGGAGCAGGGAGCTTAGAGCTTAGAGCAGGGGGCGCGAAGACGCTGGGCTGCTGGGCTGCTGGGCTGCTGGGCGGTGTGTTGAGTTGGTTGATTTGGGCTTTTAGTTCTTTTTCCATTTCACCGCCGCCGACAAGCAGTAAAACTGCGCTGGGATGCTTGGAGGCTATACGCGAGAAGGCGCTTACTAAGAGGTCGAGGCCTTCGTAACGGTAAAAAGAACCTATGAAGCCGATTACCTTTTTGCCTTCCAGGTTCCAGGCGGTTTGGTATTCCTCGTCCGGGGGGGTCGGTTTGAAATCATCCGGGTTCACACCGTTGAAGACCGGGGTTATTTTATCGGACGGGATGCCGCGGGCGATGAGGTCTTGTTTCAGGCCGTTGCAAAGGACGGCGATATGAGCTGCTTTTTTGCAGACATGGGTTTCAACGGCTCGGGTCAAGCGGTATTTGATTGAATTTTCCGCGTAGGTACCGTGGTCAACGGCCGCGTCTTCCCAAAAGGCTCGGATTTCGTACACGACCGGGATATTGAGGGCCTTGCCGACACTGAGCGCGGGTAGCGCGTTCAGGACCGGGGAGTGGGCGTGGATGATGTCCGGCTTTTCAAGCACGATTACTTCCTGCAATCTTTTTTTTAAGGCGGCCATGAGCTGAAGTTCGCCCAGGATGGGCAGGCGGCTTCCACCTACGGCACCGGTGCGGTAATAATCAAAGCCGTTGATGGTTTCTTTCGAGTGGCTCTCTCCTTTCCAGCTCGCTTCGTGTTTGGGGGAGGTGAGAATGACCGGGTGGTATCCCATTTTCCGCTGCGACCGAAAGAGGTTCTGGCTTCGAAAGGTGTAACCGCTGTGAAGCGGGAGGCTGTGGTCGAGAATGTGGAGGATTTTCATTTTCTTTCGCCTCGAAGAACAGCATCCTGGAACGGGTACAGCTTATCTGGATAAAATTTCTTTGGCATAAAGATATCTGAGTTTTAATGCTTTGGGGAAAAGCCCGCTGAGCACCTCTTCACTGAGAACCTCCGTTTTTAATCGGTCGGCCGGGATGAGCCGGAGCAATGTATACCAGTCGCAGCCGGTCAACAATTTGCGGTAAAGTTCGTTCTTGTCGCCGGGGTGACGCTCGGCTTTACCTTCAAGCAATTGCGCCAGATATGCGGGGTCGATATGTTTGTCCCAGGTGAGAAGGGGTGAGTTCTTTGGGCTCATGGAGTTTATAGGGTTTTTCGAGTTCGTTGGGTTACCGGGGCGCTCAGGGCAATTTGACCGGCGATTATCAGCCGGTTCAGTTGGTTCATGTTGGCGGTCCAGTCATAGTGTTTCATGACAAATTCCCGGGCGGCGTTGCCAAGTTGCTCCCGTTGGGCGTTGTCCTTAAAAAGCGCCTTGATCCCCTCCGCAAAGGACAGCGCCGAGTCGGCAACCACCAGGTGTTCCCCGGGGGTGGCCGAGACCCCTTGAACGGCGGCGGCGGTGGTAACAATGGGTTTGCCCATTGCCATGGCCTCAAGGACCTTATTCTGGACGCCGCGGGCCATACGCAAGGGGATAACACAAATGTCGGCCATGGCATAATAAGGGCGGACATCGTCCACAAAGCCGGTTACGGATATCCCGTCAGCGTCGGCCAATGCCCTTACTTGCGCTGTCGGGTTGCTGCCGACGATTAAAAATTGCAGATCGGGGTTACCCGCTCGCAACGCCGGGAAAATTTCGCGACAAAACCAGCTGACGCCGTCGATGTTGGCTTGGTAGTCCATTGCGCCGGTGAAGAGGAGGCAGAAACGCTGGGAAGCTGGGAGGCAGAAACGCTGGGAAGCTGGAAGGCAGAAACGCTGGGAAGCTGGAAGGCAGAAACGCTGGGAAGCTGGGAGGCAGAAACGCTGGGAAGCTGGAAGGCAGAAACGCTGGGAAGCTGGGAGGCTGGGAAGCTGGGAGGCAGAAGCGCTGGGGATGAAATAGGTTGAATCTACTCCGTTTGGGATGACGGAGAGGTTTCGGGCTGTCGGGTAGAGGGTTTTAAAGAGGTCGGCTTCTTTTTGGGAAACGAAGATCGAGTGGTCGAAGGTTTGGTTAATCTTTATTTCGTAGGCAAGAAGACGATCAAATTCTGTTTTATAGATAAGGTTCATTGGGAGTTTTGATTGTTGCGCGTATTGGCGCCATTTGTCGGAGTCTAGGTCGCAGAAATCAATTAAAAGGCTGGGAGGCTGGGACGCTGGGACGCTGGGAGGCGAAACAGCCGAGAGGCATTCTTGCTTACAAGTATTTGAGTTCAGCATGTATTCGGCCATGGGGGAGGAGAAACAGATAACGGCATCATAGGGGGTTTCTATGCACCACTGGTTGACCACCCGCTGG
It contains:
- a CDS encoding glycosyltransferase family 4 protein is translated as MPLRILMYSTHFPPQYSGAAKQAISLAKMLKRMGHHIEFLTIGRPELSRHEVVEGFHVWRIKPGRGRHTEISIWKNMFLFAYNRRRDFDVFHSHGAYYINSIVGPIAAILGWKSLVKASLAENDLFGIKGSITGMIQYFFLKMVNAYIAISRDLAAEFKQSGLPADRIHHMPNGVDTNRFKPVPPSEKYHLREVLGLPAERLIALSVGVFDHRKNIGWLMEQWVANAALHSRAFLLVIGPQSREDHQGKFYTYLKELASNNPEHLKMADPIENIEIYYQAADIFILPSKSEGMPNVVLESLSSEVPCIVTGVSGANELIQDGTTGYLFDLSRPESLERIFSRISEVDIKSMGVTGRKMIEENYSIAALAKKYDTLYHNILFS
- a CDS encoding glycosyltransferase: MDETPGKRMTGPMDDTTDSAPIVSVIIPVFNGEDHVADTLQSVLSQSFQAYEVIIVDDGSTDETANIIAAYAREVNSIHQRRIRYFYQKNAGSSAARNRGIKEAKGEWLAFLDADDLWLPDTLKKLTDFMCRHADVYLVFGDSGSFDIDGASFASAFKKFGTPHATDQGILKNAFCQLLERNFILTGTALLRKEVFEKTYPFDPRFRYGEDYDLWTRISLFYSIGCINDIVMHRRMHRHNLSRNNEVCFYFSRVFSLLKTRREYGNLISMKNIRIHKNILKILWRILYFYYIKKDFSGIPEKIRLIYFLACNYFLAGRKPHGISMLSCKSEKEFIRS
- a CDS encoding polysaccharide deacetylase family protein — encoded protein: MYHSIEKDRASIKTKWAVSHDSFKRQIQFLKNEGWHSFKVEDLFSHPHFPVKSVIITFDDGFNNNFDFGFRVLLDYGITATWFIVTNDIGKQSSWPENDIAARDMLAASQIVEMTEGNMEIGSHTRSHPKLPELNSEKINEEICKSKEDLENIISRPVYSFAYPFGRLNDDCVKAVKKAGYKIACTTKPGWAGSDTNRFLVRRVAIFGHDNLSTFARKLAFADTEVGWVKILLYIKKQLWMKRLASA
- a CDS encoding lipopolysaccharide biosynthesis protein translates to MALSGDNLSKQMQSSAAWLYIQGAIQACVQFGAGIVLARILSPSDFGVFYAATAFSAIMQKQVVLGIPVAFLQAKSVSKDQWDSAFWVMEAMAVICTLLIFIASGFLQHFYDDTRFTLILQCMCVNFFILPYMSINGSILRRKLDYRTISRIQIIVSFISIAISIALAYVGFGPYCLVISGILSSLFSTILMSFSAPWKPLLAFAFSKVKPLMRFGFIIHLNNSIGLFADRVDNMMIGSMLGAGSLGIYNRAYNLARMPVVEITSRLYQLFFTGLSKIQHDINHSVRMFHKILCAMALVVFPFLVIFTINADAFIATLYGDKWLPAAVPLKVMALGSFFIVISTTMGALATAQNLIIKETPIVVFKAVSTVLIVFIFIRWGLTGISAGIAIRAVLIVVLMQRMLMRSHLKLKIKDIVITLAPAITASAIAYIVAGVVGYGLTGFLPSTSPWHFLLISFFVFSVYLGWLLIYGRYFSANIAFQACSTMFIELYSRMTYKLFNVKP
- a CDS encoding tetratricopeptide repeat protein, giving the protein MLALFFYKNKIILLLVFALSMTCLPIPEANGLEADQRAKAFGGNIPSDITEFEYKILPGYCEARKRKGYRSAELERKTELWKKKLGKDFIHIHHYCNALNAMNRVNQGLGDREFLLDYASRNLDYMIEHVSPNFILLPEIYYRKGVILTQLGKGDQAVFYYDKAVSIMKQNKKVKKH
- a CDS encoding sulfotransferase — encoded protein: MPSHHELIEYTKYIANTAWARFGLLSELIGKRIPCKGRPILLLSMPRSGSSWTAKIISQSPDLLYLDEPVTQSVLKYGITPARFHIKKGGHPPKVFEKIFDKSFRGIPSFEKKITDASDWSLLKRSNKRLFIKEVTPLLCHYYIDNYDPQIILLLRHPAGIVSSFLSLWAKSDYKTYIFDVSVLQASATKAAFMNIKNTTDYIVIKYEELCAAPVEMFKMVFNFLKLDWNNDVDKFLKNTMNPVESESNHNIFRDTQKIVYAWKNRLSIQQLEQIKKVYFEYDLPWYRDESEWQIE
- a CDS encoding asparagine synthase-related protein; protein product: MMTQPSIPMGGFLIIKNSSKDLAEITNRLNGSGAKTISFSHSQVVLAAWNEFPGQGLWTDENGAVAYDVDLTNEAELWQLIGTPEKPFADIGLLIWKLYLKFGIDFIDRLRGAFAFAIWDNKKNELMVVTDFYGIRPVVYATHLNCFVAASRIRQLLLVPEVSRDIDPEAIYHYLFFQAVCSPVTIYKSIRKLEPGKGLRWFKKEIRPFTHYDIRYQPENRIGEAHWVREIPCRIEEAVRRYALVSEPEKTGCFLSGGTDSSSVVGYFTKITGKPVKTFSIGFDDPKYNELDYARIAVRRFGAKQHEYLVTPEDVINLVDKLPQIYDEPFGNASVVPAFYCAKTAGEAGVNMLLGGDGGDEIFGGNERYVKNLVFENYFMLPNSIRQNLLEPFLNRMPGKGVFQKAKNYVKRSTLRNPRRFFSYNLLEEIGAEAVFRPDFLEGFNPDCFMALAQEHYNRVAPSHDTDRLLYIDMKFTITDNDLRKVTQMVEAAGLQVRYPLLDRDLVDFTTTIPPTLKVKWGKNRYIFKRAMKGFLPDEIISKSKHGMGMPISKWFKTDPKLAELMRDTLFSKSSKIRAFVKMEFLDEIERAFKSDDSAYYGDNLWVLLLLESWLEKNM
- a CDS encoding acyltransferase family protein — its product is MNINTNISRNFSVLKLFSILMVFCGHFFHEIPILWIPVTVGLLIFSFSSGLFTSVKYTGAYSIKKFWTNKLKRLGASFCVINAVLFLLFMVQNKQGLWSWHTLINILGLNGLLNWFYINNISPFGRGMWFLTLLLLFYLVYPFLEKLNKKAMVITSIAFVFAAYYLNGYHGYGHALWLTACGFILGVLTGKNGMKMPPKTGRLFSVIFFLIMMGLNIFFKFSALNFFLLLLFSVSLIFSTCDVVISDKWYQIMSPFTGCIFEIYLLHSYLSVTPTQIRIIDFIISLTLVVFLSRGVNFVSHALVAKFEG
- a CDS encoding glycosyltransferase — protein: MKILHILDHSLPLHSGYTFRSQNLFRSQRKMGYHPVILTSPKHEASWKGESHSKETINGFDYYRTGAVGGSRLPILGELQLMAALKKRLQEVIVLEKPDIIHAHSPVLNALPALSVGKALNIPVVYEIRAFWEDAAVDHGTYAENSIKYRLTRAVETHVCKKAAHIAVLCNGLKQDLIARGIPSDKITPVFNGVNPDDFKPTPPDEEYQTAWNLEGKKVIGFIGSFYRYEGLDLLVSAFSRIASKHPSAVLLLVGGGEMEKELKAQINQLNTPPSSPAAQQPSVFAPPALSSKLPAPSSLPLSVPASQLPSFSASQRLRDSVIFSGRIPHERVPGVYAMIDILAYPRYAMRLTELVTPLKPLEAMAMGKALVASDVGGHKELIKHNETGLLFPAGDEKALSEALDNLLLNSQVRERLAQNGLTWARRYHTWEATTAVYAGMYERVIIKV
- a CDS encoding glycosyltransferase, translating into MNILFLCHRIPYPPNKGDKIRSFNEIKYLSKGHQIDLACFADDPNDLQYRKDLEAYCRHIHVEPLNKLLSKIKGLFSLLKGGAISVGYFYSKKLQRVVNQWCIETPYDAVICFSSPMAEYMLNSNTCKQECLSAVSPPSVPASQPPSLLIDFCDLDSDKWRQYAQQSKLPMNLIYKTEFDRLLAYEIKINQTFDHSIFVSQKEADLFKTLYPTARNLSVIPNGVDSTYFIPSASASQLPSLPASQRFCLPASQRFCLPASQRFCLPASQRFCLPASQRFCLPASQRFCLLFTGAMDYQANIDGVSWFCREIFPALRAGNPDLQFLIVGSNPTAQVRALADADGISVTGFVDDVRPYYAMADICVIPLRMARGVQNKVLEAMAMGKPIVTTAAAVQGVSATPGEHLVVADSALSFAEGIKALFKDNAQREQLGNAAREFVMKHYDWTANMNQLNRLIIAGQIALSAPVTQRTRKTL